One Lytechinus variegatus isolate NC3 chromosome 14, Lvar_3.0, whole genome shotgun sequence genomic region harbors:
- the LOC121427567 gene encoding uncharacterized protein LOC121427567 — MDFSSVFGSIQSTVETKIGDVEGSVESGMDDELSGIGQDVPSSCSDVVGGIEGMLEGNATSGDGTSIPKNAMMDIACIIFGDFAATLVACAIVTNLSIFGEQFLHYDSDEIEKTNLIITGVEAGFYLLTGCFTDWFGGYSEALKIYGRICFIGTCILPLLTFNWSVIGPTYGISVSIRRIFFYTARIVAALGVCGIQVTSPPYAARQVEPYGSQSVQSCFHYIYLAIQCAPLLALTGISFVQTTVSFFCGYLSTVGFIILTMVFFKFVKFEKTRQSTPDKGESIKSIITCAMNEMKSKLLSCASYCPCSCCTSLSSSDASGDEESALLLCDCLPDATLTNNNNMITSNAVPKQSATTSYGSVSDSPSSSNSSTNATSNGSRPTQPTIPSSKSSTAPDTSGDASKGVSATNSSATSPTCSGSSELAEAIKSCSESERHCLWVGYAMLLLSCQIPYSLVHYQLSTTYVDQAMRMKASILGQHISPTLLGDLLPLIVIIITLLVNVYVYPFIETRFKTLTAANRIALGIVLATLSVLCAAIAETARKLFIDRGDSFVQEIDNQSIVASDLTLGALIPQYVLMGAADVFVFITSLEFAFRQSPCTMQAIATGIFLFYEAIGRLLAMLLVPLINTITAADPWLPSEINDGHLNYYFLVLTAISLTNLIVYLLVEKGYEEVDQYLCPDEETYGGGSTTSCSTNPATKTADTPTSPTEVQKISSQAVTALTSSV; from the exons ATGGATTTCAGTTCTGTATTTGGTTCGATCCAATCGACGGTCGAGACCAAGATCGGTGATGTCGAGGGTAGTGTTGAAAGTGGCATGGATGATGAACTATCCGGCATAGGACAGGATGTACCATCTTCTTGCTCTGACGTCGTCGGCGGCATCGAAGGCATGCTGGAAGGGAACGCGACGTCAGGTGACGGGACGTCCATCCCTAAGAATGCCATGATGGATATCGCCTGCATCATCTTCGGGGACTTCGCAGCGACACTCGTTGCCTGCGCGATCGTAACCAACCTCTCCATTTTCGGGGAGCAGTTCTTGCACTATGACAGCGACGAAATTGAGAAAACCAACCTGATCATCACTGGGGTCGAAGCCGGGTTCTACCTCTTGACGGGGTGCTTCACGGATTGGTTCGGGGGTTACTCAGAAGCGCTAAAAATATACGGACGAATCTGCTTCATTG GGACGTGCATCTTACCTTTATTGACGTTCAACTGGTCTGTCATTGGTCCTACATATGGAATATCTGTTTCTATTCGTCGAATATTCTTCTACACCGCCCGGATCGTGGCAGCATTAGGGGTCTGTGGCATCCAAGTAACGTCACCTCCGTATGCGGCTAGACAGGTGGAACCTTATGGAAGTCAGAGCGTCCAAAGTTGTTTCCATTA CATTTACCTAGCGATACAGTGTGCGCCCCTTCTAGCTTTGACGGGAATATCCTTTGTGCAAACCACTGTCTCTTTCTTCTGTGGATATCTGTCGACTGTCGGCTTCATAATTCTCACCATGGTATTCTTCAAGtttgtgaaatttgaaaaaactCGTCAGAGCACCCCTGACA AAGGGGAGTCAATTAAATCCATTATTACATGtgcaatgaatgaaatgaagagTAAGCTGTTATCGTGCGCCAGTTATTGTCCCTGCAGTTGCTGCACCAGCCTCAGCTCTTCTGATGCTTCTGGTGATGAGGAAAGCGCGCTGCTTCTTTGTGACTGTCTTCCAGATGCGACCTTGACTAACAATAACAATATGATCACATCGAATGCAGTGCCAAAGCAATCTGCAACAACCAGCTATGGCTCAGTGTCGGACAGTCCATCTTCGAGTAATTCCTCAACCAATGCAACAAGCAACGGAAGTAGGCCTACTCAACCGACCATACCATCATCAAAGTCATCTACGGCACCTGACACGTCAGGGGATGCGTCGAAGGGTGTCTCAGCTACCAACAGTTCGGCAACATCACCAACGTGCAGCGGAAGTTCTGAACTAGCGGAAGCGATTAAAAGCTGTTCCGAGTCAGAGCGACATTGTTTATGGGTGGGCTACGCCATGTTGCTTCTTTCCTGCCAAATACCATATAGCTTGGTACATTACCAG tTATCCACAACCTATGTGGATCAGGCGATGAGGATGAAAGCGTCAATTCTTGGTCAGCATATAAGTCCAACTCTCCTCGGAGATCTGTTACCTctgattgtcatcatcatcaccctacTTGTTAATGTCTACGTCTATCCCTTCATTGAAACCAGATTCAAAACCCTAACGGCTGCAAACAGAATTG caCTCGGCATCGTCTTGGCGACGCTGTCCGTTCTCTGTGCCGCCATCGCTGAGACGGCTCGGAAGTTGTTTATCGACCGAGGCGATTCCTTTGTCCAGGAGATCGACAACCAATCCATTGTCGCTTCCGATCTCACACTCGGTGCACTCATTCCTCAGTATGTCTTAATGGGCGCAGCAGATGTGTTTGTATTCATCACAA GTTTAGAGTTCGCATTTCGGCAGTCCCCTTGTACGATGCAGGCAATAGCAACCGGGATCTTCCTTTTCTACGAAGCAATTGGTCGACTTTTAGCCATGCTGCTTGTGCCTCTTATAAATACTATCACCGCAG CTGACCCTTGGTTACCAAGCGAGATCAACGATGGTCATCTGAATTACTATTTCCTCGTCTTGACCGCTATCAGCTTGACCAATCTGATCGTCTACTTGTTGGTGGAGAAAGGTTACGAAGAAGTTGATCAATACCTGTGTCCTGACGAGGAGACCTATGGCGGTGGAAGCACCACCAGCTGTTCGACCAACCCTGCAACAAAGACAGCTGACACACCCACTTCACCAACAGAAGTTCAGAAGATATCTTCTCAAGCGGTGACAGCTCTGACGTCATCAGTGTAA
- the LOC121427566 gene encoding protein NRT1/ PTR FAMILY 1.2-like encodes MAAFLDSLESTLPPSMESKLNDVEGNVESDDGDAGSDIEQNTGLSVPTVDPSHAVSDVVGSFEDLLDGNMTTEDGTVIPKEVMMNTACIIFGDFAATFVACAFITNIFTFGKEFLLYDDGEIEKTNLIVTGVEAGLYLLTGCFTDWFGGYSEAIKIYGQICFIGACILPLLTFNWSVIGPSYGISVPIRRIFFYTARIVAGLGVCGIQATSPPFAARQIEKYGTNSVQSCFHHIYIAIQCAPLLALTGLSFIQLTVSFFCGYMATVAFIVLKMIFFKYVKSEFRQSTPDKGKAAGSIVTSATDEIKGILSSCCTYCHCSCCSNPTSSKLSYDEESMQLLCEVSPIKSLTNSDDVTLLKTTSNQLKESDQPRKMSLPNKTSPSISSSTTTGNGSAPQPTKATSTSSTSPVPSRIAKNNSLSTSTYGSIDLSSSNESLYESVRHCLWVGYAMLLLSCQVPYSMMRHQISTTYVSQAMRMKPSILGKSISPSLLQECLPLVGIVITPLVNVYIYSFIHTRFKTLTLANRIALGIVLATLSVLCAAIAETARMLFIDRGDSFVQEINNQTIVASDLTLDALIPQYVLMGAADVFVFITSLEFAFRQSPCTMQAIATGIFLCYEAVGRIMAVLLVSLINKMTAGDPWVPSDINNGHLNYYFLVLTAISLTNLITYLLMEKGYEEVDQYLCPDEETYGGGDSTSQSATPATQPAAGKPPSKGLPKTPAKQVTATTSSV; translated from the exons ATGGCCGCTTTTCTTGATTCCCTCGAATCAACCCTCCCGCCTTCGATGGAAAGCAAGCTCAATGATGTCGAGGGCAACGTTGAAAGCGACGATGGCGACGCTGGATCAGACATCGAGCAGAACACAGGGTTATCTGTACCCACAGTCGACCCATCACATGCGGTGTCGGACGTCGTCGGCAGCTTCGAAGACCTACTGGACGGGAATATGACCACGGAAGACGGGACTGTCATCCCGAAAGAAGTCATGATGAACACCGCCTGCATCATCTTCGGCGATTTCGCGGCGACGTTCGTCGCGTGCGCATTCATAACCAACATCTTCACTTTCGGGAAGGAATTCTTGCTTTACGACGACGGCGAGATCGAGAAAACGAACCTGATCGTCACCGGCGTCGAAGCCGGGTTGTACCTCTTGACGGGGTGCTTCACGGATTGGTTCGGAGGTTACTCAGAAGCGATAAAAATATACGGACAAATCTGCTTCATAG GAGCCTGCATCTTACCTTTATTGACGTTCAACTGGTCTGTCATTGGTCCTTCCTATGGCATATCTGTTCCTATTCGTCGTATATTCTTCTACACGGCCCGCATTGTCGCAGGATTGGGCGTGTGCGGCATTCAGGCGACTTCGCCTCCGTTTGCGGCGCGTCAGATCGAGAAGTATGGCACTAACAGTGTCCAAAGTTGCTTTCACCA CATTTACATAGCGATACAGTGCGCACCCCTTCTAGCTTTGACTGGCCTTTCCTTTATTCAACTTACTGTATCTTTCTTCTGCGGATACATGGCTACAGTTGCTTTCATCGTCCTCAAAATGATATTCTTTAAGTACGTCAAATCGGAGTTTCGTCAGAGCACACCAGACA AAGGAAAGGCAGCTGGTTCAATTGTGACGAGTGCAACCGATGAAATAAAGGGTATTCTTTCATCGTGCTGCACCTACTGCCATTGCAGTTGTTGCTCTAACCCTACTTCTTCCAAATTGTCTTACGATGAGGAAAGTATGCAACTTCTTTGCGAAGTCTCACCGATAAAGTCCTTGACCAATAGCGACGATGTGACTTTACTGAAGACGACATCAAACCAGCTTAAGGAAAGTGATCAGCCAAGGAAAATGTCATTGCCGAACAAAACATCTCCAAGCATTTCAAGCAGTACGACAACAGGAAACGGAAGCGCTCCTCAACCGACCAAAGCAACATCAACGTCATCTACATCACCAGTCCCGTCGAGAATTGCGAAGAACAATTCCCTTTCGACAAGCACTTACGGAAGCATCGACCTATCTAGCTCGAATGAAAGCCTCTATGAATCAGTCCGCCATTGTTTGTGGGTAGGCTACGCAATGTTACTTCTGTCGTGCCAGGTTCCATACAGTATGATGCGTCATCAG ATTTCAACGACCTATGTGAGTCAGGCGATGCGGATGAAGCCGTCAATTCTTGGGAAAAGTATCAGCCCATCCCTCCTTCAAGAATGCCTGCCTCTGGTCGGCATAGTAATTACCCCACTAGTTAACGTgtacatttattcattcatccataCAAGATTCAAGACACTGACATTGGCGAACAGAATCG CACTCGGCATTGTCTTGGCGACGCTGTCCGTTCTCTGTGCTGCCATCGCTGAGACGGCTCGGATGTTGTTTATCGACCGAGGCGATTCCTTCGTCCAGGAGATCAACAACCAAACCATTGTCGCTTCCGATCTCACACTCGATGCACTCATTCCTCAGTACGTCCTAATGGGCGCAGCCGATGTGTTCGTATTCATCACAA GCCTGGAGTTCGCATTTCGACAGTCCCCCTGTACTATGCAGGCGATAGCCACCGGGATCTTTCTATGCTACGAAGCCGTTGGTCGTATCATGGCCGTTCTACTTGTCTCTCTTATCAACAAAATGACCGCAG GTGACCCTTGGGTTCCAAGTGATATCAACAATGGTCATTTGAATTACTATTTTCTCGTCTTGACCGCCATCAGCTTGACCAATCTAATCACCTACTTGTTAATGGAGAAAGGTTATGAAGAAGTTGATCAGTACCTGTGTCCTGACGAGGAAACTTACGGCGGTGGAGACAGCACCAGCCAATCGGCAACCCCTGCCACACAGCCAGCTGCTGGTAAACCACCCTCAAAAGGCCTCCCAAAGACACCCGCTAAACAGGTGACAGCGACGACATCCTCTGTATAA